The following proteins come from a genomic window of Alkalinema sp. FACHB-956:
- a CDS encoding shikimate kinase, translating into MIVNPTTVHQALQGTNLYLIGMMGSGKSTVGQVLADRLGYQFFDSDTVIEQVAQQPVSQIFAESGEAVFRELETRVLAEIAGHGRKLVATGGGIVLKPENWGYLRHGVIIWLDASIEILKTRLEADTTRPLLQGTDLETKLTSLYADRQALYAQADLRIMLGETDTPEEICDRILLALAKACQEKRDQDATIEELNRQKPFRLEE; encoded by the coding sequence ATGATCGTTAATCCCACCACCGTCCACCAAGCCCTGCAAGGCACCAACCTCTATCTCATTGGCATGATGGGATCCGGCAAGTCCACCGTTGGTCAAGTCCTAGCCGATCGCTTGGGTTACCAGTTTTTTGACAGCGATACGGTGATTGAACAGGTAGCCCAGCAGCCCGTGAGCCAAATTTTTGCCGAATCTGGAGAAGCGGTGTTTCGGGAACTGGAAACCCGAGTGCTGGCGGAAATTGCGGGTCATGGTCGCAAGTTGGTAGCCACGGGGGGCGGCATCGTCCTGAAACCGGAAAATTGGGGTTACTTGCGCCATGGGGTGATTATCTGGCTGGATGCCTCGATCGAGATTCTGAAAACCCGTCTAGAGGCAGATACCACCCGTCCACTCCTCCAGGGCACCGACCTGGAAACCAAGCTGACATCGCTCTACGCCGATCGCCAAGCCCTCTATGCCCAGGCCGACCTGAGAATTATGCTAGGGGAAACGGATACGCCGGAGGAAATTTGCGATCGCATCCTCCTTGCCTTGGCCAAAGCCTGCCAGGAAAAGCGGGATCAGGACGCCACGATCGAAGAATTGAACCGCCAAAAGCCCTTTCGCTTAGAGGAGTAA
- a CDS encoding alpha/beta fold hydrolase: MANLLTHLYRTAMTNLLVQQTKFREDSIGLRNEQCRSRFLIQPKDTGKVCLFFHGFTAAPFQFASLGQILYQAGYNIMIPLLPGHGRAGNWDKNNPPPLPLESQVYKDFAIDCLKSAKTLGDEVVVGGLSGGGTLATWLSVEKATDITRSLLFAPYLGNSRFVLDLLATYSKDYVEWKDKAEMDRVGYSGFPIPATKAILRIGQEAVNRAQSEPTPPMFILATDLDAAVNNNDHLTLFDAVRKREPSTWYYRFPKELAVPHAMLIKEEGTQWENLLNVMVKAYLQSDLAWDDVEEIAYRMTEGKTFPQVVNELNLADKVSPDVPTMITMIDKRSIVEKRNPNAINND; encoded by the coding sequence ATGGCAAATCTACTCACCCATCTCTATCGAACTGCTATGACTAATTTGCTCGTTCAGCAGACCAAGTTCCGAGAGGATAGCATTGGACTTCGTAACGAGCAATGCCGATCGCGATTTTTAATTCAACCCAAAGACACTGGTAAAGTCTGTCTATTTTTTCATGGGTTTACGGCAGCTCCGTTTCAGTTTGCTTCCCTAGGCCAAATCCTTTACCAAGCAGGCTATAACATTATGATTCCTCTTTTGCCCGGTCATGGCCGAGCTGGGAATTGGGATAAAAATAATCCGCCGCCGCTGCCGCTAGAGTCTCAGGTCTATAAAGATTTTGCGATCGACTGTTTGAAAAGTGCCAAAACGTTGGGTGATGAAGTGGTTGTGGGGGGATTATCGGGGGGCGGTACGTTGGCTACATGGCTTTCGGTGGAAAAAGCAACAGACATTACTCGATCGCTGTTGTTTGCTCCCTATTTAGGTAATAGTCGGTTTGTCTTGGATTTGCTAGCAACTTACTCCAAGGACTATGTGGAATGGAAAGATAAAGCCGAAATGGATCGGGTTGGCTATTCTGGTTTTCCCATACCTGCCACCAAGGCTATCTTACGGATAGGCCAAGAAGCTGTAAATCGTGCCCAGTCGGAACCTACGCCACCGATGTTTATTCTGGCCACTGATCTAGATGCAGCGGTTAATAATAATGATCATCTCACGTTATTTGATGCTGTTCGCAAAAGAGAACCAAGTACTTGGTACTACCGTTTTCCGAAGGAATTAGCTGTTCCCCATGCCATGTTGATCAAGGAAGAAGGAACACAGTGGGAAAATTTATTAAATGTGATGGTGAAAGCTTATTTGCAAAGTGATCTGGCTTGGGATGATGTGGAAGAAATTGCCTACCGCATGACCGAGGGGAAAACCTTCCCACAGGTAGTGAATGAACTAAATCTTGCGGATAAAGTTTCCCCAGATGTGCCAACGATGATTACGATGATTGATAAACGGTCGATCGTGGAAAAACGTAATCCGAACGCAATCAACAACGATTAA
- a CDS encoding type II toxin-antitoxin system VapB family antitoxin, with translation MKTNIEIDDTLVTDALKATGLSAQQEVVELALKLLIQMKNQEAIRAWRGNLPWEGNLDQLRTDIEQ, from the coding sequence ATGAAAACCAACATCGAAATCGATGATACCCTCGTCACCGATGCCCTCAAAGCCACCGGACTCAGTGCCCAACAAGAAGTCGTCGAACTCGCCCTCAAACTGCTCATCCAAATGAAAAACCAAGAAGCCATCCGGGCTTGGCGCGGCAACCTCCCCTGGGAAGGCAACCTTGACCAACTGCGCACCGACATCGAGCAGTAA
- a CDS encoding site-specific DNA-methyltransferase, with amino-acid sequence MGKKQKLELTWIGKDVRPKLEPRILLEDPEKSYHAAQRVTEQDIFDNRLIFGDNLLALKALETEFAGKVKCVFIDPPYNTGSAFTHYDDGLEHSIWLSMMRDRLEIIRKLLSEDGSLWITIDDTEAHYLKVMCDEIFGRPNFVANVVWQNRYSRSNDASLSLSHNSVLVYAHEPERWKKIRNRLARTETQAGQYKNPDNDPNGPWRAIPWDAPNLRPNLSYPIKTPTGKVRMPPSGRCWSRTEAQWLEIVESGLAYFGKSGDGAPSFKQYLKDASDIVPNTWWNHEETGHTDEAKKEMHLLFGKDQAFDTPKPERLLHRILHIATNPGDLVLDSFAGSGTTGAVAHKMGRRWIMIELGDHCHTHIIPRLQKVIDGQDPGGITKATHWQGGGGFRYYHLAPSLLQKDNWDNWVINPSYNAAMLAEALCKLEGFTYAPSDTHYWQQGHSTETDYLYVTTQTLSQTQLAHLSEEVGQHRTLLVLCSAFRGKTDQFPNLTVRKIPKQVLDRCEWGKDDYSLQIENLPQSPPKNSTPTEPQPKKRAKTVKVEGQLDLGL; translated from the coding sequence GTGGGTAAGAAGCAGAAGCTAGAACTGACGTGGATTGGCAAGGATGTGCGGCCTAAGTTGGAGCCGCGGATTTTGCTGGAAGATCCGGAGAAGTCTTACCATGCGGCCCAGCGGGTGACGGAGCAGGATATTTTTGATAATCGGTTGATTTTTGGGGATAATTTGCTGGCGCTGAAGGCGTTGGAGACGGAGTTTGCGGGGAAGGTGAAATGTGTTTTTATTGACCCACCGTACAATACAGGCAGTGCGTTTACCCATTATGACGATGGATTAGAGCATTCGATATGGCTGTCGATGATGCGAGACCGATTGGAAATTATTCGGAAGTTGTTATCGGAAGATGGATCGTTATGGATAACGATCGATGATACAGAAGCGCATTACCTCAAAGTTATGTGTGATGAAATATTTGGAAGACCTAATTTTGTTGCTAATGTAGTTTGGCAAAATAGATATTCTAGATCGAATGATGCAAGTCTTTCCCTTTCCCACAACTCAGTACTCGTTTATGCTCATGAGCCTGAACGGTGGAAAAAAATACGTAATAGATTAGCTCGAACAGAGACACAAGCTGGACAATACAAAAACCCCGACAACGACCCTAATGGCCCTTGGCGAGCGATTCCCTGGGATGCCCCCAATCTCCGGCCTAACTTGTCCTATCCAATCAAAACGCCAACAGGGAAAGTCAGAATGCCACCATCCGGTAGATGCTGGTCTCGAACTGAGGCTCAGTGGTTGGAGATAGTGGAGTCAGGATTAGCTTATTTTGGAAAATCAGGAGATGGTGCCCCATCTTTCAAGCAGTATCTAAAAGATGCTTCAGACATTGTTCCAAATACTTGGTGGAACCACGAAGAGACAGGTCATACAGATGAAGCCAAAAAGGAAATGCATTTATTATTTGGTAAAGATCAGGCGTTTGACACTCCGAAACCTGAAAGACTTCTACATAGAATTCTTCACATTGCCACCAACCCCGGCGATCTCGTCCTCGATTCCTTCGCAGGCTCCGGCACCACAGGCGCAGTCGCCCACAAAATGGGCCGCCGCTGGATCATGATCGAACTCGGCGACCATTGCCACACCCACATCATCCCCCGCCTGCAAAAAGTCATCGACGGCCAAGACCCCGGCGGCATCACCAAAGCCACCCACTGGCAAGGCGGCGGCGGCTTCCGCTACTACCACCTCGCCCCCTCCCTCCTGCAAAAAGACAACTGGGACAACTGGGTGATCAACCCCAGCTACAACGCCGCCATGCTCGCCGAAGCCCTCTGCAAACTCGAAGGCTTCACCTACGCCCCCTCCGACACCCACTACTGGCAACAAGGCCACTCCACCGAAACCGACTACCTCTACGTCACCACCCAAACCCTCAGCCAAACCCAACTCGCCCACCTCAGCGAAGAAGTCGGCCAACACCGCACCCTCCTAGTCCTCTGTAGCGCCTTTCGCGGCAAAACCGACCAATTCCCCAACCTCACCGTCCGCAAAATCCCCAAACAAGTCCTCGATCGCTGCGAATGGGGCAAAGACGACTACAGCCTGCAAATCGAAAACCTGCCACAATCGCCACCCAAAAACTCAACCCCCACTGAACCACAACCCAAAAAACGCGCTAAAACAGTAAAAGTCGAAGGCCAACTCGACCTAGGACTGTAA
- a CDS encoding DEAD/DEAH box helicase family protein yields MNRHVNAISGRLSLRQPQRDSLTILDRVCEILPLRKEIDRNTALATIQAEFPSVTDFDREFPSLCFSLATGVGKTRLMGAFITYLHLAHGIKNFFVLAPSLTIYNKLITDFTPNTTKYVFKGISEFAMNAPEIITGDNYEKSASTIEGLYNCKINIFNISKINSEVRGGKSPKIKRLSEYIGESYFDYLAGLDDLVILMDESHRYRASAGLRAINELKPILGLELTATPKVETNKGAIDFNNIIYDYPLGKALVDGFVKEPAVATRRNFKALGLSAEQIEQIKLEDGIRLHEEIKVELDTYARNNNVKTVKPFVLVIARDTTHAAALVELMQSDRFFEGRYRDKVLQVDSSKTGAKEDETIERLLKVESPDEPTEIVVHVNMLKEGWDVTNLYTIIPLRAANAKILIEQTIGRGLRLPYGKRTGESAVDRLNIVAHDKFQEIVDEAKKTDSQIQVQVRYISEVPQPKPNTVTIIPNLNAKLGLPTQPSTGQTTGTQPTINPVTTLSPSIEPIFKTPAEQTVAHLTYKALRDLENKPNEVPTSATLATPAIQTRVKAAVAQAYKVQQKIPDKQLELEGITPKLEPAQIDKIVAKTTDLFIQQTIDIPKIVVLPTGEIRSGFHPFTLDLSNLNYQTPDSALWIQTLRDQEVEILQTTNQGIQENRLEDYIVAKLVDFDDISYSEQSNLLYDLAGQVLQHFRSYLNDDNDIRQILIVHQSAIANLIHTQMQPHFWEEATSYEATVSRGFTELKQPSYTVAPDAVLDYRQSPSDKSNMSKYLFGGFSRCLYSHQKFQSDAERILSIILDRESLKWFKPVKGQFQIYYQWQNTQPEYQPDFVAETDDTIYMLEPKARKDMDSGDVKAKAIAAMQWCKNASDYTQKNGGKPWKYILIPHDDIKENMTLQGLATKFVKQTSEN; encoded by the coding sequence ATGAACCGTCACGTCAACGCCATCTCCGGTCGCCTCAGCCTCCGCCAACCCCAACGTGACTCCCTCACCATCCTCGATCGAGTCTGCGAAATCCTCCCACTTCGCAAAGAGATCGATCGGAACACGGCCCTCGCCACGATCCAAGCCGAATTTCCCAGCGTCACCGACTTCGATCGGGAATTCCCCTCTCTCTGCTTCTCCCTCGCAACCGGAGTCGGCAAAACCCGCCTCATGGGAGCCTTCATCACCTACCTCCACCTCGCCCACGGCATCAAAAACTTCTTCGTCCTCGCCCCCAGCCTGACAATCTATAACAAACTCATCACCGACTTCACCCCAAATACGACCAAATACGTCTTCAAAGGCATTTCCGAATTTGCAATGAACGCACCTGAAATCATTACAGGTGACAACTACGAAAAATCCGCCTCCACGATCGAAGGCTTATACAACTGCAAAATCAACATCTTCAACATCTCCAAAATCAACTCCGAAGTGCGCGGCGGCAAAAGTCCCAAAATCAAACGCCTCTCCGAATACATCGGTGAAAGCTACTTCGATTACCTCGCCGGACTAGATGATCTCGTCATCCTCATGGACGAATCCCACCGCTACCGCGCCTCCGCCGGACTCCGCGCCATTAACGAACTCAAACCCATCCTCGGCCTCGAACTCACCGCCACCCCCAAAGTCGAAACCAATAAAGGCGCAATTGATTTCAATAACATCATCTATGACTATCCCCTAGGCAAAGCCCTAGTTGATGGCTTCGTTAAAGAACCCGCTGTCGCCACCCGCAGAAACTTCAAAGCACTGGGCCTATCTGCCGAACAAATCGAACAGATAAAACTTGAAGATGGCATCCGCCTGCACGAAGAAATTAAAGTCGAACTCGATACCTACGCCCGTAACAATAACGTCAAAACCGTAAAACCCTTCGTCCTCGTAATTGCCCGCGACACCACCCATGCCGCTGCCCTGGTCGAACTGATGCAATCCGATCGGTTCTTTGAAGGCCGATATCGCGATAAAGTACTCCAAGTCGATTCCAGTAAAACCGGAGCCAAAGAAGACGAAACGATCGAACGTCTCCTTAAAGTCGAAAGCCCCGACGAACCCACCGAAATTGTCGTCCACGTCAACATGCTCAAAGAAGGCTGGGACGTCACCAACCTCTATACCATCATTCCCCTACGTGCCGCCAACGCCAAAATCCTGATCGAACAAACGATCGGACGGGGCTTGCGCCTTCCCTACGGCAAACGCACCGGAGAATCCGCAGTCGATCGACTCAACATCGTCGCCCACGATAAATTCCAAGAAATCGTCGATGAAGCCAAAAAAACAGATTCCCAGATTCAGGTTCAAGTTCGCTACATCTCCGAAGTGCCCCAACCGAAACCCAACACCGTCACCATCATTCCTAATCTAAACGCTAAACTAGGTCTCCCAACCCAACCCTCAACAGGTCAAACCACAGGCACTCAACCCACGATTAATCCTGTAACAACGCTCAGTCCATCGATCGAACCCATCTTCAAAACACCTGCTGAGCAAACAGTCGCCCACCTCACCTACAAAGCGTTAAGGGATTTAGAAAATAAACCGAACGAAGTGCCTACCAGTGCAACTTTGGCCACTCCCGCAATTCAAACACGAGTCAAAGCGGCTGTTGCACAAGCCTACAAAGTGCAGCAAAAAATCCCTGATAAACAGCTTGAGCTAGAAGGAATTACCCCAAAATTAGAACCTGCTCAAATTGACAAAATTGTTGCCAAAACTACAGACCTGTTTATTCAGCAAACGATCGATATCCCTAAAATTGTAGTATTACCCACTGGTGAGATCCGATCGGGCTTTCATCCCTTCACACTCGATCTCAGCAACCTCAACTATCAAACCCCAGACAGTGCCCTCTGGATTCAAACCCTCCGCGATCAAGAAGTCGAAATTTTGCAAACAACTAACCAAGGCATCCAGGAAAATCGATTAGAAGATTACATCGTCGCAAAACTCGTTGACTTTGACGATATTTCCTACAGTGAACAATCGAATTTACTCTACGACCTTGCCGGACAAGTACTTCAGCATTTCCGCAGCTACCTCAATGACGATAACGATATTCGTCAAATTCTGATTGTTCACCAAAGCGCGATCGCCAATCTCATCCACACCCAGATGCAGCCTCACTTCTGGGAAGAAGCCACTAGTTATGAAGCCACCGTCAGTCGCGGTTTTACTGAGCTGAAGCAGCCAAGCTATACAGTTGCCCCTGATGCTGTGTTGGATTATCGCCAATCTCCCAGCGATAAAAGCAATATGTCTAAATATCTATTTGGTGGTTTCTCACGCTGTCTATATAGTCATCAAAAGTTCCAATCAGATGCTGAGCGGATTTTGTCGATCATCCTCGATCGTGAATCACTCAAGTGGTTCAAACCCGTCAAAGGACAATTCCAAATCTATTACCAATGGCAAAACACTCAACCCGAATACCAACCTGATTTCGTTGCTGAAACCGATGACACTATCTATATGTTGGAACCAAAGGCACGGAAGGATATGGATTCCGGTGACGTAAAAGCTAAAGCGATCGCTGCAATGCAGTGGTGCAAAAATGCCTCAGATTACACTCAAAAAAATGGTGGAAAGCCCTGGAAGTATATCCTCATTCCCCATGATGACATTAAGGAAAATATGACCCTGCAAGGGTTGGCAACTAAATTCGTAAAACAAACCAGTGAGAACTAG
- the argB gene encoding acetylglutamate kinase has product MSMPLDNCLADASVRVNILSEALPYIQQFAGRTIVVKYGGAAMKDSTLKDQVIRDVVFMASVGIRPVLVHGGGPEINTWLGKLNIEPQFKNGLRVTDAPTMDVVEMVLVGRLNKEIVALVNQAGGSAVGLCGKDGNLLTARPADEEGVGFVGEVSTVNPRLLEVLINDGHIPIVSSVAADEMGQSYNINADTVAGEIAAALGAEKLILLTDTPGLMKDPKVPDSLIPQLTIREARALIDDGTVSGGMIPKLSCCVRSLAQGVRAAHIIDGRLPHSLLLEIFTDSGIGTMVVA; this is encoded by the coding sequence ATGTCCATGCCCCTTGATAACTGCCTTGCTGATGCCTCGGTTCGGGTCAATATTCTGAGCGAGGCGTTGCCCTATATCCAACAGTTTGCAGGGCGGACGATCGTGGTCAAGTACGGCGGTGCAGCCATGAAGGACAGCACCCTGAAGGATCAGGTGATTCGGGATGTGGTGTTTATGGCATCGGTGGGCATTCGTCCGGTGCTGGTTCATGGGGGTGGCCCGGAAATCAATACCTGGCTGGGTAAACTGAACATCGAACCCCAGTTCAAAAACGGCCTGCGCGTCACCGATGCCCCCACGATGGATGTGGTGGAAATGGTGTTAGTGGGTCGGTTAAATAAGGAAATTGTGGCCCTGGTCAACCAAGCGGGCGGCTCTGCGGTGGGGCTGTGTGGCAAAGATGGTAACCTGCTGACGGCACGCCCTGCCGATGAAGAAGGGGTCGGCTTTGTGGGGGAGGTGTCCACAGTGAACCCGCGACTGCTTGAAGTGTTGATTAATGATGGGCACATTCCGATCGTCTCCAGTGTGGCGGCGGATGAGATGGGTCAGTCCTACAACATTAATGCTGATACGGTGGCCGGGGAAATTGCGGCGGCTTTGGGGGCGGAGAAGTTAATTCTGCTCACGGATACACCGGGACTGATGAAGGATCCTAAGGTGCCGGATAGCCTAATTCCGCAACTGACGATTCGGGAAGCCCGCGCACTCATCGATGACGGTACAGTTTCTGGGGGCATGATTCCTAAGTTGAGCTGCTGTGTACGATCGCTCGCTCAAGGGGTGCGGGCTGCCCACATCATTGATGGTCGGTTACCCCATTCGCTCCTGCTGGAAATTTTCACCGACTCTGGAATCGGGACGATGGTGGTGGCGTAG
- a CDS encoding alpha-amylase gives MAFTNGTMIQYFHWYSSDKGILWDEVKTNAAELAANGFTGIWLPPAYKGLSGQYDVGYGVYDLYDLGEFNQKNSIRTKYGTKPQYLDAIRSLQQANMQVYADGVLNHKMGGDTAETMKATPFSQDNRITPKGGMQDIKSYTAFTFPGRSGQYSNFEWHWWHFDAVDYNDYNPNDRSTVYLLEGKVFDDYVALEKGNFAYLMGCDLDCQHVDVRRELINWGKWYLDTTGVDGFRLDAIKHISAWFFPEWIDALEKYAGKDLFVVGEYWSPDIQSLHWYIDLTGGRMAIFDVPLHYNFHYASKTGRNYDLRRILDGTLMQQRPTHAVTFVENHDSQPLQALESVVEPWFKPLAYAFILLRQEGYPCVFYADYYGAEYTDRGRDGNQYRIVMPSHRWLIDRFLQARQQYAYGEQINYFDHPNCIGWSRLGDRDHPKAMAVLMSNGTDGYKWMRVGKPNMVFHDLTQHISHPVTTNHDGWGQFFCKGGSVSVWVESA, from the coding sequence ATGGCATTCACAAATGGGACGATGATCCAATATTTCCATTGGTATAGTTCCGACAAGGGCATTCTATGGGACGAAGTGAAAACAAATGCAGCGGAACTGGCAGCCAACGGGTTTACAGGCATTTGGTTACCACCCGCCTACAAAGGATTATCCGGTCAGTATGATGTGGGCTATGGCGTTTATGATCTCTACGACTTAGGCGAATTTAATCAGAAAAATTCTATCCGCACTAAATACGGCACCAAACCACAATACCTAGATGCCATTCGATCGCTGCAACAGGCCAACATGCAAGTCTATGCTGATGGCGTCTTGAACCACAAAATGGGGGGGGATACCGCAGAAACCATGAAAGCCACGCCCTTTTCCCAGGATAATCGCATCACGCCCAAAGGGGGCATGCAAGACATTAAAAGCTATACCGCCTTTACTTTCCCCGGTCGATCGGGCCAATATTCCAACTTTGAATGGCATTGGTGGCATTTTGATGCGGTGGATTACAACGATTACAACCCCAACGATCGTAGTACGGTTTATCTTCTTGAAGGCAAAGTCTTTGATGATTACGTTGCCTTAGAAAAAGGCAATTTTGCCTATCTCATGGGTTGTGACTTGGATTGTCAGCATGTTGATGTGCGTCGAGAATTAATTAACTGGGGCAAATGGTATCTCGATACCACAGGTGTTGATGGATTTCGCTTAGATGCAATTAAACACATTTCTGCTTGGTTCTTTCCAGAGTGGATTGATGCATTAGAAAAATATGCGGGGAAAGATCTCTTTGTCGTTGGTGAATATTGGTCCCCAGATATTCAATCCTTACATTGGTACATTGACTTAACGGGTGGCCGCATGGCTATTTTTGATGTACCGCTACATTACAATTTCCATTACGCCAGCAAAACAGGACGCAATTACGATCTCCGCCGCATTCTGGATGGAACCTTGATGCAGCAGCGTCCAACCCATGCCGTCACCTTTGTCGAAAACCATGATTCCCAACCCCTACAAGCACTGGAATCCGTGGTGGAACCGTGGTTTAAGCCGTTGGCCTATGCTTTTATTCTGCTTCGTCAGGAAGGATATCCCTGTGTGTTCTATGCCGATTACTATGGCGCGGAATACACCGATCGGGGTCGGGATGGCAATCAGTACCGTATTGTGATGCCGTCCCACCGTTGGTTGATCGATCGCTTCCTACAAGCTCGTCAACAGTACGCCTATGGTGAGCAGATTAATTATTTCGATCATCCCAATTGCATTGGTTGGTCGCGCCTAGGGGATCGGGATCATCCTAAAGCGATGGCGGTGTTAATGAGTAATGGCACCGATGGTTATAAGTGGATGCGGGTGGGCAAACCTAACATGGTATTTCATGACCTAACCCAGCACATTTCCCACCCCGTCACAACCAATCACGATGGTTGGGGTCAGTTCTTCTGTAAAGGCGGCTCCGTTTCCGTTTGGGTTGAAAGCGCTTAA
- a CDS encoding DUF362 domain-containing protein, with product MVQVLDSAAFVYQPPDRAKGAQRILVKPNLGYPAAPPVTVSLAVLGQVLQGLRQASPTAEILIVEGVCSPVSLATIAAKRGLDQVLDGGMRLLDADTLELAEYENRSPQPVRFKTLWAPKLLQEVDCRITIGAFKRTILKDEPLISASLKNLYGLFPRAKYKARSANSRGQLHRPSVPEVLQDVYFSIGYLFDGAVVDATERFVSRDWKPDRGTALPCGKVFCGEDPIAVDRTACEVTGEAIPRYIEAIECLRDRGF from the coding sequence ATGGTTCAAGTTCTGGATTCGGCTGCTTTTGTCTATCAACCGCCCGATCGGGCCAAGGGTGCCCAGCGCATTCTGGTCAAGCCGAATTTGGGGTATCCCGCAGCGCCCCCGGTGACGGTGAGCCTAGCGGTGTTGGGGCAGGTGTTACAGGGATTACGGCAGGCCAGCCCCACGGCGGAAATTTTGATTGTGGAGGGGGTCTGTTCGCCGGTGAGCCTAGCCACGATCGCGGCAAAACGGGGGCTAGATCAGGTGTTGGACGGGGGAATGCGGCTGTTGGATGCGGATACGTTGGAACTGGCGGAATATGAGAATCGATCGCCCCAACCCGTGCGCTTCAAAACCCTTTGGGCACCCAAGCTACTGCAAGAAGTGGACTGCCGCATTACGATCGGAGCCTTCAAGCGCACAATTCTGAAGGATGAACCGCTGATTTCGGCTTCGTTGAAAAATCTCTATGGGCTCTTTCCCCGTGCGAAATATAAAGCCCGCAGTGCCAATTCTCGCGGTCAGTTACATCGCCCCAGCGTGCCGGAGGTGTTGCAGGATGTCTATTTTTCCATTGGCTACCTGTTTGATGGGGCGGTGGTAGATGCCACGGAACGCTTTGTCAGCCGGGATTGGAAACCCGATCGCGGGACTGCTCTGCCCTGCGGTAAGGTGTTTTGCGGCGAGGATCCGATCGCGGTCGATCGGACGGCCTGCGAGGTCACGGGGGAAGCGATTCCACGGTATATTGAGGCGATCGAATGTCTGCGAGACCGGGGATTTTAG
- a CDS encoding Uma2 family endonuclease: protein MTVAIPKRISLEEYLTYDDGTEVRYELVDGILVNMGTESTINTLIAVFLMNCFWQLGLPHYRIGIKQKIQVARTHASAREPDLIIHSEESLAALMGRSEACLKLNEPNPLIVIEVVSPGTKSSENYQRDYHQKPVEYAARGISEMWIIDPDRAVVKVGNLTDGTYRFQDFRSDDTIVSPTFPELSFSVGQVLSGGR from the coding sequence ATGACTGTTGCCATTCCCAAAAGAATCAGTCTTGAGGAGTATCTGACCTATGACGACGGGACAGAAGTCCGTTACGAGTTGGTTGATGGCATTCTAGTCAATATGGGTACCGAAAGTACGATTAATACTTTGATAGCAGTGTTTCTAATGAACTGCTTTTGGCAGTTAGGGCTTCCTCACTACCGCATTGGAATCAAACAAAAGATTCAGGTTGCAAGAACCCATGCCAGTGCCCGGGAGCCTGACTTAATTATTCATTCGGAAGAATCCTTGGCTGCGCTCATGGGCAGATCGGAAGCTTGCCTAAAGCTGAACGAACCGAACCCGCTCATCGTCATCGAAGTTGTTTCCCCAGGCACCAAGTCCTCTGAGAATTACCAGCGTGACTATCATCAGAAGCCGGTTGAATATGCCGCTCGAGGGATTTCCGAAATGTGGATTATTGATCCCGATCGAGCCGTGGTGAAAGTAGGCAATCTGACTGATGGCACGTATCGGTTCCAAGACTTCAGGAGCGATGATACAATTGTTTCTCCCACTTTCCCAGAGCTTTCCTTCTCTGTAGGGCAAGTTTTGAGTGGTGGTAGATAA
- a CDS encoding PIN domain nuclease yields MIIVDSSVWIDYFNGQSTPQVDRLDQLLTSQPIAIGNLILTEVLQGFRQDADYNTAKRLLTNLTVFNLLEADLAIKSADNFRTLRKQGITIRKTIDVIIATFCIENNHELLFADRDFIPFVDHLGLQSVI; encoded by the coding sequence ATGATTATTGTAGATTCCAGCGTCTGGATTGACTACTTCAACGGCCAATCCACCCCACAAGTCGATCGCCTCGACCAACTCCTTACCAGCCAACCGATCGCGATCGGCAACCTCATCCTCACCGAAGTCCTCCAAGGCTTTCGCCAAGATGCCGACTACAACACAGCCAAGCGCCTGCTGACCAACCTCACCGTCTTTAACCTGCTCGAAGCCGACCTCGCCATCAAAAGCGCCGATAACTTCCGCACCCTCCGCAAACAAGGCATCACCATCCGCAAAACGATCGACGTAATCATCGCCACCTTTTGTATCGAAAACAATCACGAACTGCTATTCGCCGATCGGGATTTCATCCCATTTGTTGATCATCTTGGCCTTCAGTCCGTAATATAA